From Streptomyces yatensis, one genomic window encodes:
- a CDS encoding Mrp/NBP35 family ATP-binding protein, whose protein sequence is MATDTLPAPSEDAVRAALATVNDPEIHKPITDLGMVKSVEIAADGSVAVVVYLTVSGCPMRDTITNSVRTAVAEVEGVTGVTVELDVMSDEQRRELATSLRGGQAEREVPFAKPGSLTRVYAVASGKGGVGKSSVTVNLAAALAADGLKVGVVDADIYGHSVPRMLGADGRPTQVENMIMPPSANGVKVISIGMFTPGNSPVVWRGPMLHRALQQFLADVYWGDLDVLLLDLPPGTGDIAISVAQLVPNAEILVVTTPQQAAAEVAERAGAIAVQTHQKIVGVVENMSGLPCPHCDEMVDVFGTGGGQVVADGLSRTTGTTVPVLGSIPIDVRLREGGDEGKPVVLTDPDSPAGSALKAIAGKIGGRQRGLAGMSLGVTPRNKF, encoded by the coding sequence ATGGCTACCGACACCCTCCCAGCGCCGAGCGAAGACGCGGTACGCGCCGCGCTCGCGACGGTCAACGACCCGGAGATCCACAAGCCGATCACCGACCTCGGCATGGTCAAATCCGTCGAGATCGCGGCGGATGGCTCGGTCGCCGTGGTGGTCTACCTCACAGTCTCCGGCTGTCCGATGCGGGACACGATCACCAACAGCGTGCGGACCGCGGTCGCCGAGGTCGAGGGCGTGACCGGAGTCACGGTCGAACTCGATGTGATGAGCGACGAGCAGCGCCGTGAGCTGGCCACCTCGCTGCGCGGCGGCCAGGCCGAGCGCGAGGTCCCCTTCGCCAAGCCCGGCTCGCTGACCCGGGTCTACGCGGTGGCGTCCGGCAAGGGCGGCGTCGGCAAGTCGTCGGTGACGGTCAACCTGGCCGCCGCGCTGGCCGCCGACGGGCTCAAGGTCGGCGTGGTGGACGCCGACATCTACGGCCACTCGGTGCCCCGCATGCTGGGCGCCGACGGACGGCCCACCCAGGTCGAGAACATGATCATGCCGCCGTCGGCGAACGGCGTGAAGGTGATCTCGATCGGGATGTTCACTCCCGGAAACTCCCCGGTGGTCTGGCGCGGCCCGATGCTGCACCGCGCGCTCCAGCAGTTCCTGGCCGATGTCTACTGGGGCGACCTCGATGTGCTGCTCCTCGACCTCCCCCCGGGCACCGGCGACATCGCGATCTCCGTGGCCCAGCTGGTGCCCAACGCCGAGATCCTGGTGGTGACCACGCCGCAGCAGGCCGCCGCCGAGGTCGCCGAGCGGGCCGGTGCGATCGCCGTCCAGACCCATCAGAAGATCGTCGGCGTCGTGGAGAACATGTCCGGGCTGCCCTGCCCGCACTGCGACGAGATGGTCGACGTCTTCGGCACCGGTGGTGGCCAGGTGGTCGCCGACGGGCTCAGCCGGACCACCGGCACGACGGTGCCCGTGCTGGGCTCCATCCCGATCGACGTACGGCTGCGCGAGGGCGGCGACGAGGGGAAGCCGGTCGTGCTGACCGACCCCGACTCCCCGGCGGGCAGCGCGCTCAAGGCGATCGCGGGCAAGATCGGCGGACGGCAGCGCGGCCTCGCGGGCATGTCGCTGGGCGTCACCCCGCGCAACAAGTTCTGA
- a CDS encoding trypsin-like peptidase domain-containing protein — MDEPKAPKPKWWSRPVAARPGDRSGDAAQGAEERTEAAAAQAPPEPVDAPVEGRTPEEAAPRPLHEPDPYSTPPYGGPGPWAPAPPVQHPVATPAQGTHVPPGMAQTPPPAPGMAQTPPHASGMAQTPPQAPGMTPPHGTTLPPAAGPVPAQSAPVPMPSHPGMTPPHGTQLPAGPGEPHRPAATMAQPAPTAQWRGYDPWTVVPPAAPKTRKTVSRRGAWIAVLLIALVAGCIGGGIGAYAERDNASGGVDVKLPQAPVEKEARAPGSVAGIAAASLPGVVTIHVRGSSEEGTGTGFVLDKQGHILTNNHVVQPAGADGDISVTFNSGQDAKAEIIGRDAGYDLAVVKVDRVSGLTPLPLGNSDSVRVGDPVVAIGAPFDLAGTVTSGIISAKERPITAGGEKEDGSDVSYVDALQTDAPINPGNSGGPLVDRKGRVIGINSAIRAADDGSGLGGGQGGSIGLGFAIPINQGKRVAEELINTGKATHPVIGVTLDMGYTGDGARVNTKGAGSGPPVTSGGPGDKAGIKAGDVITEVDGVPVHSGQELIVKIRSHRPGDRLALTVERAGKKRTAELTLGSASSG, encoded by the coding sequence ATGGACGAGCCGAAGGCCCCCAAGCCGAAGTGGTGGAGCCGCCCGGTCGCCGCACGACCCGGCGACCGGTCGGGCGATGCGGCCCAGGGAGCCGAGGAGCGTACGGAGGCTGCCGCCGCGCAGGCGCCTCCGGAGCCGGTGGACGCGCCCGTGGAGGGCCGCACGCCCGAGGAGGCGGCGCCCCGGCCGTTGCACGAGCCCGACCCGTACAGCACCCCGCCCTACGGCGGCCCCGGGCCATGGGCCCCGGCCCCGCCCGTCCAGCACCCGGTGGCGACCCCCGCGCAGGGCACGCATGTCCCGCCCGGGATGGCTCAGACACCGCCTCCGGCCCCCGGCATGGCCCAGACCCCGCCCCACGCCTCCGGAATGGCCCAGACGCCGCCTCAGGCCCCCGGGATGACCCCGCCCCACGGCACCACCCTGCCGCCCGCCGCGGGCCCCGTACCGGCGCAGAGCGCGCCCGTACCCATGCCGTCGCACCCCGGGATGACCCCGCCGCACGGCACACAGCTGCCCGCGGGCCCCGGAGAGCCCCACCGGCCTGCCGCCACGATGGCGCAGCCCGCCCCGACCGCCCAGTGGCGCGGCTACGACCCCTGGACCGTGGTCCCGCCCGCCGCCCCCAAGACGCGGAAGACGGTCTCCCGCCGTGGCGCCTGGATCGCCGTGCTGCTGATCGCCCTGGTCGCGGGCTGTATCGGCGGCGGCATCGGCGCGTACGCGGAGCGGGACAACGCCTCCGGGGGCGTCGATGTGAAGCTGCCGCAGGCCCCGGTCGAGAAGGAGGCCAGGGCCCCGGGCAGCGTCGCCGGGATCGCCGCCGCCTCGCTGCCCGGCGTGGTGACGATCCATGTGCGCGGCAGCTCGGAGGAGGGCACCGGCACCGGCTTCGTCCTCGACAAGCAGGGCCATATCCTCACCAACAACCATGTCGTCCAGCCCGCCGGCGCGGACGGCGACATATCGGTGACGTTCAACAGCGGCCAGGACGCCAAGGCCGAGATCATCGGCCGCGACGCCGGCTATGACCTGGCGGTCGTCAAGGTCGACCGCGTCTCCGGGCTCACCCCGCTGCCGCTGGGCAACTCCGACTCGGTGCGCGTCGGCGACCCCGTCGTGGCCATCGGCGCCCCCTTCGACCTGGCGGGCACCGTCACCTCGGGGATCATCAGCGCCAAGGAGCGGCCGATCACCGCGGGCGGCGAGAAGGAGGACGGCAGCGACGTCAGCTATGTCGACGCGCTGCAGACCGACGCCCCGATCAACCCGGGCAACTCCGGCGGTCCCCTGGTCGACCGGAAGGGCCGGGTCATCGGGATCAACAGCGCGATCCGGGCGGCCGATGACGGCTCGGGCCTCGGCGGCGGCCAGGGCGGCAGCATCGGCCTGGGCTTCGCCATCCCGATCAACCAGGGCAAGCGGGTCGCCGAGGAGCTGATCAACACCGGGAAGGCCACCCATCCGGTGATCGGCGTGACCCTCGACATGGGCTACACGGGCGACGGTGCGCGGGTGAACACCAAGGGCGCGGGCAGCGGCCCGCCGGTCACCTCCGGCGGCCCCGGCGACAAGGCGGGGATCAAGGCCGGTGACGTGATCACGGAGGTGGACGGCGTCCCGGTGCACAGCGGACAGGAGCTGATCGTGAAGATCCGCAGCCACCGCCCCGGTGACCGGCTCGCGCTCACCGTCGAGCGCGCCGGTAAGAAGCGCACCGCGGAGCTGACCCTGGGTTCGGCGAGCAGCGGCTGA
- a CDS encoding DUF1003 domain-containing protein — protein sequence MDGEGIRLDRPKARRRSPLPRWDPEAFGRASERIARFLGTGRFIAWMTAFVATWLAWNILAPPRLRFDPFPFIFLTLMLSLQASYSAPLILLAQYRQADRDRVNLEQDRKQNERSIADTEFLTREIAALRTGLGEVATRDWLRDQLEDLRREPDGGRSAPRPGVHGERPRPSEERDR from the coding sequence ATGGACGGTGAGGGCATCCGGCTGGACCGGCCCAAGGCGCGGCGCCGCAGCCCGCTGCCGCGCTGGGACCCCGAGGCGTTCGGCAGGGCGTCGGAGCGGATCGCGCGCTTCCTGGGCACCGGGCGGTTCATCGCCTGGATGACCGCCTTCGTCGCGACATGGCTGGCCTGGAACATCCTGGCGCCGCCGCGGCTGCGGTTCGACCCGTTCCCGTTCATCTTCCTGACGCTGATGCTCTCGCTCCAGGCGTCGTACTCCGCCCCGCTCATCCTGCTGGCCCAGTACCGCCAGGCCGACCGCGACCGCGTCAACCTCGAACAGGACCGCAAGCAGAACGAGAGGTCGATCGCCGACACCGAGTTCCTCACCCGGGAGATCGCGGCGCTGCGGACGGGCCTGGGCGAGGTCGCCACCCGCGACTGGCTCCGCGACCAGCTGGAGGACCTGCGCCGGGAGCCGGACGGCGGACGGAGCGCCCCACGGCCCGGTGTCCACGGCGAACGCCCACGGCCGAGTGAGGAACGCGACCGCTGA
- a CDS encoding anti-sigma factor family protein, protein MTRSGGPSPAEQHLGDRLAALVDGELGHDARERVLAHLATCCKCKAEADAQRRLKNVFAQTAPPAPSEGFLARLQGLPAAGDDGMGGSAFGGPSVFGPREMRGTPRDVRELRDVREPEERRERAFAFVPAMPPGTAIAPAASARASRQRGFRIHEVERLAPRRRFAFAAAGAVSLAAFALGAALPLDAAVDPPGSSADGADTAVAPVEADTAVSTGVRERTRQEVGLLATTGTRTGTPSPTATPHPPALRQPVGAALNPLIQPILSVTELLRTASSTPPAPAPTQLEVPSRPTSGGSPYLGVSAPPK, encoded by the coding sequence GTGACCCGATCAGGCGGTCCGTCCCCCGCCGAGCAGCATCTCGGCGACCGCCTTGCGGCTCTGGTCGACGGTGAGCTGGGGCATGACGCGCGTGAGCGCGTCCTCGCCCATCTCGCCACCTGCTGCAAGTGCAAGGCGGAAGCCGATGCTCAGCGTCGGCTGAAAAACGTGTTCGCCCAGACGGCGCCCCCGGCACCGTCCGAGGGCTTTCTGGCGCGTCTGCAGGGCCTGCCGGCCGCGGGCGACGACGGTATGGGCGGCTCCGCCTTCGGGGGCCCGAGCGTCTTCGGCCCGCGCGAGATGCGCGGCACCCCACGGGACGTGCGCGAGCTGCGCGACGTCCGGGAGCCGGAGGAGAGACGGGAGCGGGCGTTCGCCTTCGTGCCCGCGATGCCCCCGGGCACCGCGATCGCACCGGCGGCATCGGCCCGTGCCTCACGTCAGCGCGGCTTCAGGATCCATGAGGTCGAGCGCCTCGCCCCGCGCCGCAGGTTCGCCTTCGCGGCGGCCGGAGCGGTCTCGCTGGCGGCCTTCGCGCTCGGCGCCGCCCTTCCGCTGGACGCGGCCGTCGACCCCCCGGGAAGTTCGGCCGACGGCGCCGACACCGCGGTCGCCCCGGTCGAGGCCGACACCGCGGTGAGCACCGGCGTGCGGGAGCGGACCCGCCAGGAGGTGGGGCTGCTGGCCACCACGGGCACCCGGACGGGCACCCCGTCCCCGACGGCCACCCCGCATCCACCGGCCCTGCGCCAGCCCGTCGGGGCGGCGCTGAATCCGCTGATACAGCCGATTCTCTCGGTCACCGAGCTGCTGCGGACAGCGAGCTCCACGCCCCCGGCCCCCGCGCCGACCCAGCTGGAGGTCCCGTCCCGGCCCACCTCGGGTGGCTCGCCGTATCTCGGGGTCAGCGCGCCCCCGAAGTAG
- a CDS encoding DUF3117 domain-containing protein, with protein sequence MAAMKPRTGDGPLEVTKEGRGIVMRVPLEGGGRLVVELTPDEADALGDALKKVVG encoded by the coding sequence ATGGCGGCCATGAAGCCGCGGACGGGCGACGGCCCGCTCGAGGTGACCAAGGAGGGGCGGGGCATCGTCATGCGCGTTCCGCTCGAAGGCGGCGGTCGGCTCGTCGTCGAGCTGACACCGGACGAGGCCGACGCCCTCGGCGACGCCCTGAAGAAGGTCGTCGGCTGA
- a CDS encoding O-methyltransferase — protein MRQLRGQERDITGNRQTSWAFADAFVAEDEALHWARDRAREAGLRSVSAGTGAALRLLAAAADAKVVAEIGTGTGVSGIHLLRGMRPDGVLTTVDTEPEMQQFARQAFREAGFTGNRARFIPGRALDVLPRLADGGYDLVFCDGDRLECLDYLAESLRLLRPGGLVCFEGVFTNGRTVDSAAQPTEVLRVRELLRTVRESTVLQSSLLPVGDGLLCAVKRG, from the coding sequence TTGCGCCAACTACGGGGACAGGAGAGGGACATTACCGGCAACCGGCAGACGAGCTGGGCGTTCGCCGACGCGTTCGTCGCCGAGGACGAAGCCCTTCACTGGGCCCGTGACCGGGCCCGGGAGGCAGGGCTGCGCTCGGTGTCGGCGGGCACCGGCGCCGCGCTGCGGCTGCTCGCTGCCGCCGCCGATGCCAAGGTCGTCGCCGAGATCGGCACCGGGACGGGCGTCTCGGGGATCCATCTGCTACGCGGAATGCGCCCGGACGGCGTGCTGACCACCGTGGACACCGAACCGGAGATGCAGCAGTTCGCCCGGCAGGCGTTCCGCGAGGCCGGGTTCACCGGGAACCGGGCGCGCTTCATCCCCGGCCGCGCCCTGGATGTGCTGCCCCGGCTGGCCGACGGCGGATACGACCTGGTCTTCTGCGACGGCGACCGGCTGGAGTGCCTGGACTACCTCGCCGAATCGTTGCGTCTGCTGCGGCCCGGCGGGCTGGTCTGCTTCGAGGGGGTCTTCACCAACGGCCGGACCGTGGACTCCGCCGCCCAGCCCACGGAGGTGCTGCGGGTGCGCGAGCTGCTGCGGACCGTACGGGAGTCCACCGTGCTGCAGTCATCCCTGCTGCCGGTCGGCGACGGCCTGCTCTGCGCGGTCAAGCGGGGCTGA
- a CDS encoding enoyl-CoA hydratase-related protein, whose amino-acid sequence MADTVLYDLAEGLATITLNRPDAMNALNIDTKVALRDALLQAAEDPAVRAVLLTGSGQRAFCVGQDLKEHIGLLAADRDGSGEGSTMSTVTLHYNPIVTAIAGMPKPVVAAVNGVAAGAGAGFAFAADYRIIADTASFNTSFAGVALTADSGVSWTLQRLIGYGRAADLLLFPRGIDAQEALDLGIAHRVVPADELAAEAAAVARRLAEGPTAAYAALKESLAFAAGHTLTESLAMEDELQRRAGASEDHAIAVNAFVNKEKPRFTGR is encoded by the coding sequence ATGGCCGACACCGTGCTCTACGACCTCGCCGAGGGCCTCGCGACGATCACGCTCAATCGTCCCGACGCGATGAACGCCCTGAACATCGACACCAAGGTGGCGCTGCGCGACGCGCTGCTGCAGGCCGCGGAGGACCCGGCGGTGCGGGCGGTGCTGCTCACCGGCTCCGGGCAGCGGGCCTTCTGCGTCGGCCAGGACCTCAAGGAGCACATCGGCCTGCTGGCCGCCGACCGTGACGGCAGCGGCGAGGGCTCCACCATGAGCACGGTCACGCTGCACTACAACCCGATCGTCACCGCGATCGCCGGGATGCCGAAGCCGGTGGTCGCCGCCGTCAACGGTGTCGCGGCGGGCGCCGGGGCGGGCTTCGCCTTCGCCGCCGACTACCGGATCATCGCCGACACCGCCTCCTTCAACACCTCCTTCGCCGGGGTCGCGCTGACCGCCGACTCGGGGGTCTCCTGGACCCTCCAGCGGCTGATCGGCTACGGCCGCGCGGCGGATCTGCTGCTCTTCCCGCGCGGTATCGACGCCCAGGAGGCGCTCGACCTGGGCATCGCCCACCGGGTGGTCCCGGCCGACGAGCTGGCCGCCGAGGCGGCGGCGGTCGCCCGGCGGCTGGCCGAGGGCCCCACCGCGGCCTACGCGGCGCTCAAGGAGTCCCTGGCCTTCGCCGCGGGCCACACGCTCACCGAGTCGCTGGCCATGGAGGACGAACTGCAGCGCCGCGCGGGGGCCTCGGAGGACCACGCCATCGCGGTGAACGCGTTCGTGAACAAGGAGAAGCCCAGGTTCACCGGCCGCTGA
- the sigE gene encoding RNA polymerase sigma factor SigE: MVGALLDTTRADRGGAAAAGDRRVLKRFRRSVGEPKSVTNTADRSRPRSPKGTGGAPLAEPATTATFATDADAPAWTPPTWEEIVSTHSARVYRLAYRLTGNQHDAEDLTQEVFVRVFRSLSTYTPGTFEGWLHRITTNLFLDMVRRRQRIRFDALGEDAAERLPSREPSPQQHFNDTHFDADVQQALDTLAPEFRAAVVLCDIEGLSYEEIAATLGVKLGTVRSRIHRGRSHLRKALQHRAPAARTGQQHEVAAVAPRVTAPRLSGEVGIA; encoded by the coding sequence ATGGTAGGGGCTCTACTGGACACCACCAGAGCCGACAGGGGAGGTGCGGCTGCGGCCGGTGACCGGCGAGTGCTGAAGCGCTTTCGCAGGTCAGTGGGCGAGCCGAAATCCGTGACCAACACCGCTGACCGTTCTCGCCCCCGTAGCCCAAAGGGCACGGGAGGTGCGCCCCTCGCCGAGCCCGCCACCACCGCGACCTTCGCCACGGACGCGGACGCGCCGGCGTGGACGCCTCCTACCTGGGAGGAGATCGTCAGCACGCACAGCGCACGGGTCTACCGCCTCGCCTACCGGCTCACCGGTAACCAGCACGACGCCGAGGACCTCACCCAGGAGGTGTTCGTCCGCGTCTTCCGCTCGCTGTCGACGTACACCCCGGGCACGTTCGAGGGCTGGCTGCACCGCATCACCACCAATCTCTTCCTCGACATGGTCCGCCGTCGGCAGCGCATCCGCTTCGACGCCCTCGGCGAGGACGCGGCGGAGCGGCTCCCCAGCCGCGAGCCCTCTCCCCAGCAGCACTTCAACGACACCCACTTCGACGCCGATGTGCAGCAGGCGCTGGACACCCTCGCCCCGGAGTTCCGCGCCGCCGTGGTGCTCTGTGACATCGAGGGGCTGTCCTACGAGGAGATCGCCGCCACCCTGGGCGTCAAGCTGGGCACCGTGCGCAGCCGCATCCACCGCGGCCGCTCGCATCTGCGCAAGGCGCTGCAGCACCGTGCCCCCGCGGCGCGGACCGGTCAGCAGCATGAGGTCGCCGCGGTGGCGCCGCGTGTCACGGCCCCCCGGCTGAGCGGGGAGGTCGGAATCGCGTGA
- a CDS encoding magnesium transporter MgtE N-terminal domain-containing protein, giving the protein MPAGAPRVFVSHLAGVAVFDPNGDQVGRVRDVVAMLRLAGRPPRVLGLVVEVVGRRRIFLPMTRVTGVESGQVITTGVLNMRRFEQRPTETLVLGELLDRTVHLVETGEPVTVLDVAMTQLPARREWEIDKVFVRRGKTGALRRRGEALTVDWSAVTGFSLEEQGQGAENLLATFEQLRPADLANVLHHLSAKRRGEVAAALDDERLADVLEELPDDDQVEILGKLKEERAADVLEAMDPDDAADLLSELPEPDKERLLDLMRPRDAADMRRLMSYEEGSAGGLMTTEPIVLRPDATIADALARVRDQDLTPALAAQVYVCRPPDQTPTGRYLGTIHFQRLLRDPPFTLVGASVDTDLPTLPPDTPLPVVAGHLATYNLLAAPVVDETGSLLGAVTVDDVLDHLLPSDWRERELYAGMALPEAADGR; this is encoded by the coding sequence ATGCCGGCAGGCGCCCCCCGGGTCTTCGTCTCGCATCTCGCGGGCGTCGCCGTCTTTGACCCGAACGGCGACCAAGTGGGGCGGGTGCGCGATGTCGTGGCGATGCTGCGGCTGGCCGGCCGCCCGCCGCGGGTGCTCGGCCTGGTGGTCGAGGTGGTCGGCCGCCGCCGGATCTTCCTGCCCATGACGCGGGTGACCGGTGTGGAGTCCGGCCAGGTCATCACCACCGGTGTGCTCAACATGCGCCGCTTCGAACAGCGCCCCACCGAAACCCTGGTCCTCGGCGAACTGCTCGACCGCACGGTGCACCTGGTCGAGACCGGCGAGCCGGTGACGGTCCTCGACGTGGCGATGACCCAGCTGCCCGCGCGCCGGGAGTGGGAGATCGACAAGGTCTTCGTACGCCGCGGCAAGACCGGCGCCCTGCGCCGCCGCGGCGAGGCGCTGACCGTGGACTGGTCCGCGGTCACCGGCTTCTCACTGGAGGAGCAGGGCCAGGGCGCGGAGAACCTGCTGGCCACCTTCGAGCAGCTGCGCCCCGCCGACCTGGCCAATGTGCTGCACCACCTGTCCGCCAAGCGCCGGGGCGAGGTGGCGGCGGCCCTGGACGACGAGCGGCTCGCCGACGTCCTGGAGGAGCTGCCCGACGACGACCAGGTGGAGATCCTCGGCAAGCTCAAGGAGGAGCGCGCGGCCGACGTCCTGGAGGCCATGGACCCCGATGACGCGGCCGATCTGCTCTCCGAGCTCCCCGAGCCCGACAAGGAGCGGCTGCTGGACCTGATGCGCCCGCGCGACGCGGCCGACATGCGGCGGCTGATGTCGTACGAGGAGGGGTCGGCGGGCGGTCTGATGACGACCGAGCCGATCGTGCTGCGCCCGGACGCCACCATCGCGGACGCGCTCGCCCGGGTGCGCGACCAGGACCTGACGCCCGCGCTCGCCGCCCAGGTCTATGTGTGCCGCCCGCCCGACCAGACGCCCACCGGCCGCTATCTGGGCACCATCCACTTCCAACGGCTGCTGCGCGACCCGCCGTTCACCCTCGTCGGGGCGTCCGTCGACACCGATCTGCCGACGCTGCCGCCGGACACCCCGCTGCCCGTCGTCGCCGGCCATCTGGCCACCTACAACCTGCTCGCGGCGCCCGTCGTGGACGAGACCGGCTCCCTGCTCGGCGCCGTGACGGTCGACGACGTGCTGGACCATCTGCTGCCGTCCGACTGGCGGGAGCGCGAGCTGTACGCCGGGATGGCGCTGCCGGAGGCCGCCGATGGACGGTGA
- a CDS encoding sec-independent translocase: MLDIGPLELVALVVLAVLVFGPDKLPKVIRDVSQFIRKIREFSDSAKEDIRSELGPEFKDFEFEDLNPKTFVRKHVLDSDELGLKEIRNGFDLRKEMAEVADAVHGRESDPPQGSSGASGTTPPSLSKGDSSTPDLLRKREEPSREERPPFDSDAT, translated from the coding sequence GTGTTGGACATAGGACCTCTCGAGCTTGTCGCGCTCGTTGTCCTTGCGGTGCTCGTCTTCGGCCCGGACAAGCTCCCGAAGGTGATTCGGGACGTCTCGCAGTTCATCCGGAAGATCCGGGAGTTCTCCGACAGCGCCAAGGAGGACATCCGCTCCGAGCTGGGGCCGGAGTTCAAGGACTTCGAGTTCGAGGACCTCAACCCCAAGACCTTCGTGCGCAAGCATGTGCTGGACTCCGATGAGCTCGGCCTGAAGGAGATCCGTAACGGCTTCGACCTCCGTAAGGAGATGGCGGAGGTCGCCGACGCGGTGCACGGCCGGGAGAGTGATCCGCCGCAGGGCTCTTCAGGGGCTTCCGGCACCACCCCGCCGTCCCTGTCCAAGGGCGACTCCAGCACGCCTGACCTGCTGCGCAAGCGCGAGGAGCCGAGCCGCGAGGAGCGTCCGCCTTTCGACTCCGACGCCACTTGA